Within Fusobacterium periodonticum ATCC 33693, the genomic segment GATGGAAACGGATATAAATCTTCTTTTTCTTTTAACCCTATAACTTCTTTATTTAATATTCCATCATATAAAACTGTATTATTAAATCTTATATTTTTAAAATCAAATCCAGTAAAATCTTTCAATTCTTTTAGCATTGTTGGATCTGAATGTCCTAACATATCAAGTTTTATTAATTGGTTTTCCAGAAAATGATATTCAGTAAAACTTGAAAGTTCTTTTTTCTTTCCATCATCTGATACATACACTAATGGAGTTACATATTCAAAAGGTATATCACTTGGTTTTACTAATATACCACCCGTTACTACCCCTACTTTCGTAGTATTTTTAATTTATGACTTTTAAGTCAGGGACTAGAGTACACCATCACAAGTTCTTTGTGGAGATATGGTACTCGTTGGGAGTCTATCATATATTTTTAATACTTAGATAGTTTCTCTGCTGATTACCCATTGTTAATAACAGTTAGGACCTTTATAGGCTTTTATTTCACCTTATGTCATACAATTCATTTTTTCTTTCTTTCGATAACCATTCAGCTTAAAGTTTCCAATTACTGTTTAGGTTGAATTGCCTTTAGGGATTCCCAGCATATAAATCTCTATTTTTTAGCTCAGTATTCCTACTAAACCCCCCAATTATTTTTCGATTTTATAAAATTTTATATTAAAACTATTTTTTCTTTTATTATTTATCCATCTATTTATGTTATTTTTAGAAGTTGAAAAAAATTCAGCAGCTTCTTTTGTATCTTTAAATATTTTTTCTATACCATTATCAAAAATTGCTTTTATTTTTGTTTTTTTATAATTATTTATTTTAGTAAAATTAATATTATTTTTTATATAATTTTCAATATCATTAATTTTTTTATAAGAAAATATATATTCTTTTGTTGTTTTTTGTTTTTTATTAAGAACAGATGATATTAGTTTATCAGAAATATTTAAAAATTTTGAAGCTTTGGAAATTGTTTCAAAAAATAATTCTTTTTTTTCATATATATTATAACAATAAACATTTTTTCCTATAAAATTTTTTGTTAAATCTTTTTTATTATTAATTTTTTCATACCAATGTTTTGTATTCTCTTTAATTGTTATTGCTTCTAAGTTTTCAAATTTGTTATTTAATTTGTTCCCATCTTTATGATTTATAACTATGTTTTTAGGAATTTTCATAAATGTTTTTATTTCATAAACCAATCTGTGTTTTCTTATTTTTTTATTTTTTAAAATAACATAAATATAACCATTAATTATTTCTTCTTTAAGTATTTTTTTTATATAAAATTTTTTCTTCATTTTCATCAATTTGAAAATCACTTAACATAAAATCACTTCAAAAATTTTCTTTAGGGTGTGAACCTGTAGTTCTCATTGTATGTATATTTTTAGCAAAGAAATCTATATCAAATTCTTCATTTTTTACTTTTTCTTGTATGTTAGGTATATTTCTAAATATATCATTTTTTAAAGCATCTTCTTGATATACTTGTTGTGTTCCAGATTTAATTGCATTTTCTTTTCCAAATAAATCTATTACTCTTTGTTGAACGCTAGACTGTACATTTTCAGAGAAGTTCAAGTCTATATCTGGTATTTTTGTTTTCATTATTTTACCATTCTCATCTTTTTCAATCCAACCAACAAAGTTATGAGATTCTATTGATACTCCATCACCTTTCATTATGTTACCACAAACAGAGCATGTTTTATCTGGTAAATCTAAACCTGTTTTTCCTTCTTCTTCATACCATTCTATGTTATGACAATGTTCACAATAATAATGACTATCCAATGGATTCACTTCACTTATTTTAAGTAAATTGCTTATAATCATACTACCTACAGAACCTCTTGAACCAACAATATAACCTAATTCTTCTGAATCTCTACA encodes:
- a CDS encoding HNH endonuclease signature motif containing protein — encoded protein: MKMKKKFYIKKILKEEIINGYIYVILKNKKIRKHRLVYEIKTFMKIPKNIVINHKDGNKLNNKFENLEAITIKENTKHWYEKINNKKDLTKNFIGKNVYCYNIYEKKELFFETISKASKFLNISDKLISSVLNKKQKTTKEYIFSYKKINDIENYIKNNINFTKINNYKKTKIKAIFDNGIEKIFKDTKEAAEFFSTSKNNINRWINNKRKNSFNIKFYKIEK